A part of Paenibacillus sp. 481 genomic DNA contains:
- a CDS encoding NAD-dependent epimerase/dehydratase family protein, producing MKDILILGGTRFVGKKLVNLLLQQGYNVTIGTRGRTDDGFGDQVNRVQLDRGSLESLQTTVGAKKWDIVYDNLCYTPSDARHACKVFANNVNQYIVISTLSVYDFKEEAVTEADFNPYELSIPEEVYTRSELTYQAGKRYAEAVLFQQASFPVSAVRLPIILGLDDYTKRLHFHIEHIRNGTPIGLPNPEANISFIDSDEAAAFLAWLGEQSSPSLAGPINACSAGHIKLRDLFARIEQEVGRAAITRSSTDQEHMSPFGIAHSWYMNTAKAEQAGYAFKPLDQWLTPLIRDLNREMANAE from the coding sequence ATGAAGGATATACTCATACTTGGTGGCACACGGTTTGTAGGCAAAAAGTTGGTTAATCTGTTATTGCAGCAAGGGTATAACGTCACGATCGGAACAAGAGGTCGAACAGACGACGGTTTTGGCGATCAAGTCAATCGCGTCCAGTTAGATCGGGGTAGCTTAGAGTCGTTGCAAACGACGGTTGGGGCAAAAAAGTGGGACATTGTGTACGACAACTTGTGCTACACACCTTCCGATGCGCGTCATGCGTGCAAGGTGTTTGCGAACAACGTGAACCAGTATATCGTCATTTCAACGTTGTCGGTTTACGATTTCAAGGAAGAGGCCGTAACCGAGGCTGATTTTAACCCGTACGAGCTGTCGATTCCCGAAGAGGTGTATACGAGAAGCGAATTAACGTACCAAGCAGGAAAACGCTACGCGGAAGCGGTCTTGTTCCAACAAGCGAGCTTTCCGGTCAGCGCGGTTCGTTTGCCGATTATTCTCGGCCTTGACGACTATACGAAGCGTCTTCATTTTCATATTGAACATATTCGCAATGGTACGCCGATTGGCTTGCCGAATCCCGAAGCGAACATTAGCTTCATCGATTCAGACGAAGCAGCCGCTTTCTTGGCTTGGCTCGGTGAGCAATCCAGCCCGTCATTAGCGGGGCCGATCAACGCCTGCTCTGCGGGGCACATCAAGCTGCGTGATTTGTTCGCACGCATAGAGCAAGAAGTTGGCCGTGCCGCAATCACGCGCTCAAGTACAGATCAGGAGCACATGTCACCCTTTGGCATCGCGCACTCTTGGTACATGAATACGGCGAAAGCGGAGCAAGCGGGCTATGCGTTCAAGCCTTTAGATCAATGGTTGACGCCGCTTATTCGTGATTTGAACAGAGAGATGGCCAACGCCGAATAA
- a CDS encoding response regulator transcription factor: MNYKVLVADDEQVIVQAISYALKREGFTVETAADGEEALRKAVTFQPHALVLDVMMPKLTGFGVCRKLQDQKVGILLLTVKDDIVDKLLGLELGADDYMTKPFDLREVVARVKALCRRLEKTDARDDKVQICLGDLTLHLEQRTVRQGEEELTLTPKEFDLLALLLTHLKRVFTREELLHQVWSIDYVGGTRTVDIHIQRLRAKLGDHDQQLLQTVYGVGYKAVGEHK; the protein is encoded by the coding sequence ATGAATTATAAAGTACTCGTAGCCGACGATGAACAAGTCATTGTCCAAGCGATTTCATATGCGCTCAAACGTGAAGGTTTTACGGTCGAAACAGCTGCCGATGGCGAGGAAGCTTTGCGAAAAGCGGTAACTTTTCAGCCCCACGCACTCGTCCTTGATGTGATGATGCCGAAATTGACCGGCTTTGGCGTATGCCGCAAGCTCCAAGATCAGAAGGTCGGCATTTTGTTGCTGACCGTTAAAGACGACATCGTAGACAAGCTATTAGGGCTGGAGTTAGGTGCCGATGATTATATGACCAAGCCCTTTGATTTGCGCGAAGTCGTTGCACGTGTCAAAGCACTGTGCAGACGCTTAGAAAAAACCGACGCGCGTGATGACAAGGTTCAAATCTGCCTAGGCGATCTAACGCTCCATTTAGAGCAGCGTACTGTGCGGCAAGGAGAAGAAGAGTTGACTTTGACACCAAAAGAATTTGATTTACTCGCTCTTTTGCTCACTCATCTAAAAAGGGTGTTTACACGTGAGGAGTTACTCCATCAAGTATGGTCTATTGATTACGTCGGCGGAACCCGCACGGTAGACATTCATATTCAACGACTGCGCGCCAAGCTGGGCGATCATGATCAGCAA